CTCCGGGATGTCGGTGACGTTCCGGATGCCGAAGGCGATGGTGTAGGCGTCGAAGGCGCGGTCGGCGAAGCTCAGGGTTTCGGCGTTCTGGACCGACCAGCTGAGCCCTTCGATGGCCTTTTTGGCAGCGCGCTGTTCGCAGACGCCGAGCATGTCGGCATTGATGTCGCTGACGGTGACCGCGGCGCCGCGTTTGGCCATGCGAAAGGCGATGTCGCCGGTGCCGCCCGCCATGTCGAGAATGTGTTCGTGCGGCTGCGGCTTCACCCGGGAGACGAAGCGGTCCTTCCACAAGCGGTGCATGCCGCCGCTCATCAGGTCGTTCATCACGTCGTAGCGGCGGGCGACCGAGGAGAAAACCTCGCCCACCTTGCGGGTCTTTTCCTCGGGGCTGACGCGCTGGTCGCCGAATTGCACGAAATCGCTCATGGGGG
Above is a window of Sphingomonas glaciei DNA encoding:
- a CDS encoding class I SAM-dependent methyltransferase, which codes for MSDFVQFGDQRVSPEEKTRKVGEVFSSVARRYDVMNDLMSGGMHRLWKDRFVSRVKPQPHEHILDMAGGTGDIAFRMAKRGAAVTVSDINADMLGVCEQRAAKKAIEGLSWSVQNAETLSFADRAFDAYTIAFGIRNVTDIPEALREAHRVLKFGGRLFVLEFSTSDWPGFGEAYDLWADKAIPRIGKAVAGDEASYRYLVESIRRFPKPYAFERMIGEAGFTRTRTETLMGGLVCIWSGWKA